The following are encoded in a window of Variovorax paradoxus genomic DNA:
- a CDS encoding substrate-binding domain-containing protein, translating into MALRRRFTLLALAGALAGTLLAPIAQAQDKFIVLASTTSTEQSGLFKHLLPQFTKATGTEVRVVAVGTGQALDMARRGDADALFVHDQPAEEKFVAEGFGLARQAVMYNDFVLIGPKSDPAGVRGKDIAVALKRLGTTGTAFVSRGDKSGTHSAELRQWKLAGIDLATAKPAGYKECGCGMGQALNIAASTNAYVLSDRGTWLNFKNRADLGIVVEGDKQLFNQYGVIVVNPAKHPHVKKDLAQGFADWVVSRDGQAAIASYKIGGEQLFFPNAGQ; encoded by the coding sequence ATGGCTTTGCGCAGACGCTTCACCCTCCTCGCCCTCGCCGGCGCGCTCGCCGGCACGTTGCTCGCGCCGATCGCGCAGGCACAGGACAAGTTCATCGTGCTGGCGTCGACCACCTCGACGGAACAGTCGGGCCTGTTCAAGCACCTGCTGCCGCAGTTCACCAAGGCGACGGGCACCGAGGTGCGCGTGGTGGCCGTGGGCACCGGACAGGCGCTGGACATGGCGCGACGCGGCGATGCCGACGCGCTGTTCGTGCACGACCAGCCCGCCGAAGAGAAGTTCGTCGCCGAAGGCTTCGGCCTCGCGCGCCAGGCGGTCATGTACAACGACTTCGTGCTGATCGGACCAAAGTCCGACCCGGCCGGCGTGCGCGGCAAGGACATCGCGGTGGCGCTCAAGCGCCTGGGCACCACAGGCACGGCCTTCGTCTCGCGCGGCGACAAGAGCGGCACCCACTCGGCCGAGCTGCGCCAGTGGAAACTCGCCGGCATCGACCTTGCAACCGCCAAGCCTGCCGGCTACAAGGAATGCGGCTGCGGCATGGGCCAGGCGCTCAACATCGCGGCGTCGACCAATGCCTATGTGCTGTCCGACCGCGGCACCTGGCTCAACTTCAAGAACCGCGCCGACCTGGGCATCGTGGTCGAGGGCGACAAGCAGCTGTTCAACCAGTACGGCGTGATCGTCGTGAACCCGGCCAAGCACCCGCACGTGAAGAAAGACCTGGCGCAAGGCTTCGCCGACTGGGTGGTGTCGCGCGACGGGCAAGCCGCCATTGCCTCGTACAAGATCGGCGGCGAGCAGCTCTTCTTCCCGAACGCGGGCCAGTGA
- a CDS encoding ABC transporter permease: MNTMTEGWALAWRLIAAADPELVRITALSLQVSATACLIGALFGLLLGAWLAVARFPGHALAVWLVNTLLALPAVVVGLLVYLLLSRSGPLGQLGILFTPSAMVVAQAVLVTPLIAALSRRLVMAALADGGDQLRSLGAGPLATSLLMLVHDRMGVATVLLTAFARAIAEVGAVMIVGGNIAGVTRVMTTTIALETSKGDLALALALGIVLLAVVGAVNGAIGLLQWLATRQPNAAAQVKPHAVHRTPAPRTHVATEATPLIRAERVTVRFGQVIALNEASLTLHRGDRLVLVGANGSGKTTLLRLLHGLLPCEGRCERLPLQPQGRLPRAAMLFQRPFLLSLSVWRNVWIGLWLSGVPAAERNERCGLALARVGLLDHAQRSARSLSGGQQQRLGLARAWALQPDILFLDEPTASLDPGAKNEIEALIEEVARSGVTLVMSTHNLGQAKRLATRVAYLHAGRIVVDRPVANFFNAEDLPPEADQFLQGELGWHIQP, translated from the coding sequence ATGAACACCATGACCGAAGGCTGGGCGCTGGCCTGGCGACTCATCGCCGCCGCCGACCCCGAACTCGTGCGCATCACGGCGCTCTCGCTGCAAGTGAGCGCGACGGCCTGCCTGATCGGTGCGCTGTTCGGCCTGCTGCTGGGCGCCTGGCTCGCGGTGGCGCGGTTCCCGGGGCACGCGCTGGCCGTGTGGCTGGTGAACACGCTGCTCGCGCTGCCCGCGGTGGTGGTGGGCCTGCTGGTGTACCTGCTGCTCTCGCGCTCGGGGCCGCTGGGCCAGCTGGGCATCCTGTTCACGCCGTCGGCGATGGTGGTGGCGCAGGCCGTGCTCGTCACGCCGCTGATCGCCGCGCTGTCGCGCCGGCTCGTGATGGCGGCGCTGGCCGATGGCGGCGACCAGCTGCGCTCGCTGGGCGCCGGGCCGCTCGCCACGTCGCTGTTGATGCTGGTGCACGACCGGATGGGCGTGGCCACCGTGCTGCTCACGGCGTTTGCGCGCGCCATCGCCGAGGTCGGCGCCGTGATGATCGTGGGCGGCAACATCGCCGGCGTCACGCGTGTGATGACCACCACCATCGCGCTGGAGACCAGCAAGGGCGACCTTGCACTGGCCCTGGCGCTGGGCATCGTGCTGCTGGCGGTGGTCGGTGCGGTCAACGGCGCCATCGGACTGCTGCAGTGGCTGGCCACGCGGCAGCCGAACGCCGCGGCGCAAGTGAAGCCGCATGCAGTGCACCGGACGCCCGCTCCGCGCACGCACGTTGCCACCGAGGCGACACCGCTGATCCGGGCCGAGCGGGTCACGGTGCGCTTCGGCCAGGTGATCGCGCTCAACGAGGCATCGCTGACGCTGCACCGGGGCGACCGGCTCGTGCTCGTCGGTGCCAACGGCTCGGGCAAGACCACGCTGCTGCGGCTGCTGCATGGCCTGCTGCCCTGCGAAGGCCGCTGCGAGCGCCTGCCGCTGCAACCCCAGGGCCGACTTCCACGGGCGGCCATGCTGTTCCAGCGCCCCTTCCTGTTGAGCCTCTCGGTGTGGCGCAATGTCTGGATCGGCCTGTGGCTGTCCGGCGTGCCGGCCGCCGAGCGCAACGAGCGTTGCGGACTGGCGCTGGCACGCGTAGGACTGCTGGACCATGCGCAGCGCTCGGCGCGTTCGCTGTCGGGCGGACAGCAGCAGCGCCTGGGTCTGGCACGCGCCTGGGCGCTGCAGCCGGACATCCTGTTCCTGGACGAACCGACGGCCAGCCTGGACCCCGGCGCCAAGAACGAGATCGAGGCCCTCATCGAAGAGGTCGCCCGCAGCGGCGTGACCCTCGTGATGAGCACCCACAACCTCGGCCAGGCCAAGCGCCTGGCCACGCGCGTCGCGTATCTGCATGCGGGCCGCATCGTCGTCGACCGGCCGGTGGCGAACTTCTTCAACGCAGAAGATCTGCCGCCCGAGGCGGACCAGTTCCTGCAGGGTGAACTGGGCTGGCACATCCAGCCCTGA
- the xth gene encoding exodeoxyribonuclease III, which produces MKIATWNVNSLTARLQHVLDWLIANPVDVLCLQELKMTDDKFPLEVLKSAGYEAAVFGQKTYNGVAILSLAPVRDVVKNIENFADEQSRVIAATIDTPSGPLRVVNCYFVNGQAPGSEKFAYKMLWLDALHNYLARELAAHPNLVLLGDFNVTPEDRDSFDPVGLKETIHHTTEERNHFKALLGLGLTDSFRMFEQPEKSYSWWDYRMLGYQKNRGLRIDHILVSEPLLPRVKGCVIDRVPRKWEKPSDHAPVVLELGPGA; this is translated from the coding sequence ATGAAAATAGCCACCTGGAACGTCAACTCCCTCACCGCGCGCCTGCAGCATGTGCTCGACTGGCTCATCGCCAACCCGGTCGATGTGCTGTGCCTGCAAGAGCTCAAGATGACCGACGACAAGTTTCCGCTCGAGGTGCTGAAGTCGGCCGGCTACGAAGCAGCGGTGTTCGGACAGAAGACCTACAACGGCGTCGCCATCCTCAGCCTCGCGCCGGTGCGCGACGTGGTGAAGAACATCGAGAACTTCGCCGACGAGCAGTCGCGCGTGATCGCCGCCACCATCGACACGCCCTCGGGCCCGCTGCGCGTGGTGAACTGCTACTTCGTGAACGGCCAGGCGCCCGGCAGCGAGAAGTTCGCCTACAAGATGTTGTGGCTCGACGCGCTGCACAACTATCTTGCGCGTGAACTCGCGGCGCACCCCAACCTCGTGCTGCTGGGCGACTTCAACGTCACGCCCGAAGACCGCGACAGCTTCGATCCGGTGGGCCTGAAGGAAACGATCCACCACACGACCGAGGAGCGCAACCACTTCAAGGCGCTGCTCGGCCTGGGCCTGACCGACAGCTTCCGCATGTTCGAGCAGCCCGAAAAAAGCTATTCGTGGTGGGACTACCGCATGCTGGGCTACCAGAAGAACCGCGGCCTGCGCATCGACCACATCCTCGTGAGCGAGCCGTTGCTGCCGCGCGTGAAGGGCTGCGTCATCGACCGCGTGCCGCGCAAATGGGAAAAGCCGAGCGACCACGCGCCGGTGGTGCTCGAACTCGGCCCGGGCGCCTGA